In one window of Episyrphus balteatus chromosome 3, idEpiBalt1.1, whole genome shotgun sequence DNA:
- the LOC129915812 gene encoding transcription initiation factor TFIID subunit 7, whose protein sequence is MLEKKPEKKQNDSKPRDDGVELENQFILRIPEEPAKILHEALLSGNLKDRLAIKMDSDLRYGEVRFDHWLLHAKIVDLPTIMECLKTIDNKSFYKTADVCQIMICKEEPDAPVPEDESPNKAKKKDPNKVDKKFLWPHGITPPCKNIRKRRFRKTLKKKYVEAPEIEKEVKRLLRVDNDAVNVKYEIINEDDDKSGGMLNSKDQSTDNEETLQDDKLLNDSNKDINVESDGEEERPSSMPSNMRDVAEHDIFGEEVSSSDDEDRPVRRDIEETSRLSADDSRMSEEYSMSGTHNQKEIVTEFNKSMFGSPKDPSKSFGGSNSSLAGPSGFYEEQKRNDSDDEYSNEAQMTREQITAKISELRGQCDDLKVQQSQKSQEISSIQNPTLKQRLQETLENLLSQIVEKELEIQDYQNML, encoded by the exons atgcttgaaaaaaagccagaaaagaaacaaaatgatTCAAAACCCAGAGACGATGGGGTTGAACTTGAAAATCAATTCATTTTAAGAATTCCAGAG GAGCCTGCAAAAATACTACATGAAGCTCTTCTATCAGGCAACCTCAAAGATCGGCTTGCCATTAAAATGGACAGCGACTTACGATATGGTGAAGTACGTTTCGATCATTGGCTACTACATGCAAAGATTGTTGATTTGCCAACAATTATGGAATGCCTCAAAACCATCGATAacaagagtttttataaaactgcaGATGTTTGCCAAatt atGATTTGTAAAGAAGAACCCGATGCTCCAGTTCCTGAAGATGAATCACCCAACAAAGCCAAAAAGAAGGATCCCAACAAGGTTGACAAAAAGTTCCTCTGGCCACATGGTATAACGCCACCCTGTAAGAACATACGTAAACGTCGCTTCCGCAAAACTCTCAAAAAGAAATATGTCGAAGCTCCAGAAATTGAGAAAGAAGTAAAACGTTTACTTCGTGTCGACAACGATGCAGTAAATGTTAAGTATGAGATAATCAATGAAGACGATGACAAGTCTGGTGGAATGCTCAATTCTAAAGATCAATCTACAGATAACGAGGAAACACTCCAAGATGATAAATTGCTTAACGACTCCAACAAGGACATCAATGTCGAATCGGATGGCGAAGAAGAAAGACCTTCGTCGATGCCAAGCAATATGCGCGATGTAGCCGAGCATGATATTTTTGGTGAGGAAGTTTCCTCATCAGATGATGAAGATAGGCCTGTTAGACGCGACATTGAAGAAACTTCTCGTCTATCGGCTGATGACAGTCGCATGTCGGAAGAATATTCAATGTCTGGAACTCATAATCAGAAGGAAATTGTCACAGAGTTCAATAAATCCATGTTTGGAAGCCCTAAAGATCCTTCCAAATCATTCGGAGGCTCCAATTCAAGTTTAGCCGGTCCAAGTGGTTTCTATGAGGAACAAAAACGAAACGACTCCGACGATGAATATTCAAATGAGGCACAAATGACACGAGAACAAATAACTGCTAAAATATCCGAGTTACGTGGTCAATGTGATGACCTCAAGGTTCAACAATCCCAGAAATCTCAAGAGATTTCATCCATTCAAAATCcaactttgaaacaacgactACAAGAAACCCTCGAGAATTTATTGAgtcaaattgttgaaaaagaatTAGAAATACAAGATTATCAAAACATgctctaa
- the LOC129915819 gene encoding 40S ribosomal protein S27, producing the protein MPLAKDLLHPLPAEEKRKHKLKRLVQHPNSYFMDVKCPGCYKITTVFSHAQGVVVCAGCSTILCQPTGGRAKLTEGCSFRRKPH; encoded by the exons ATGCCG CTAGCAAAAGATTTACTTCACCCATTACCAGCTGAAGAGAAGCGCAAGCACAAGCTTAAGCGTTTGGTACAACATCCAAATTCCTACTTCATGGATGTAAAATGCCCAGGATGCTACAAGATCACAACTGTCTTTAGTCATGCCCAAGGAGTCGTTGTATGCGCTGGTTGTTCAACGATCCTCTGCCAGCCAACTGGTGGACGAGCAAAACTCACAGAAG GCTGCTCTTTCAGAAGGAAGCCCCACTAA